The genomic segment ACTTCTACGAGCACAGTTATTTGAACTAACAAATGTTTGATTGAGTAACATTTGTATAAAGCAAATTATTGAGCAACACATTAAGGTTTTATATGAATATTGTAGTTTGCCGTAGCTTTCTTCTTTCAGGTCTATCCCTTTGCCCTTTGTGTAGTTTGTGATTGGGGTCTTTTCTTAACTGTGGTTTTCTTTTTATTCTGTGTTTAAGCGGTGATAGTTTGTTGTTTTCTGTTTTAGTAGTGCTTGCTTGTTGTTTCCATCTACTTTCTTTTGCTTTATTATACGAATGTACatattacatataaatatatagattgtTATAATCCTTCCACTAGAGATTTCTTAATTTTCTTTGTTATGTTTCTTCTACTTTTCAAATGATAACAAAAAAGGTCATATATCTTGCAGCCTAGGCCTGCACACTCTTGCATTGGCTGTGGCTCATATACACATTACAGAATTTTTTTGAGGAGCAGCAGGCTAGAGATTTCTGAGTTTGAATGTTGTTACAGAGACCTCTAATCTTCATGAGGAAGCAAAAACTTCCACCAAAGAGGCCCTAATTTTAACCACAGAAAAGTTAACTTGGTCCAAATTGGTTCTTCAGACCCAGTCGAAGAGAATGTACAATCTACTGCAGCATATTGCTCACATtgctttattattttcttttttctttttaggaTTGGACGCTCTCAAGAtcttaattttaatctattttgcATTTTACTTTTACTTATTAACAATGACTATTTGTATTAAATTTACTTTtactataatatttttcattgaaaaaATCATCATATTAATATTTAGTAATTTtgctttaaaaataaaataatagttttttttttttttaaaaaaaatctaaattttttGTAGCAAGTTTTTGGCGAGGCATTAAAGCGTTGCCAAAGGCCATGCATATTTCACTTTTGGTGACGCCATATTGTGTCATCAAAAGAAACATATTTTATACTTTTGGTGACGCATTATTGCATCGCTAAAGatcataaattttaattaaaattgtatttttatattgtacCTTAGGTGATCCTAAAACTCACTTTCTGTCACACATTTTGCCAAGTGTTGCGAAAATTCGCATTGTAACTTTTGTTATGAACTTTCAACGATGGTACCTCGCAACACATAATTGTGTTGTGAAAAGTTGGGTGACGCAATATAAATACTTTGCGTTGCGAAAAGTCTCTTTGTAGTGTATCAtactatttaaataataaaagttaagtAATAAGTAAAATGTAGTcatttaaaatattgaaaataaaaatacaaattatTATTGTTTAAGTAAATAGATATTATTACTATGACGAATTtttcactaaaaaaaataaatgtcATATTCgaaattaaattttaatatcGTTTGTAAGCATCACTTTGTTTATTTGAGCTAGAAATCgactgattttttttaattattagatATAGATACTACAAAATTGAAGAAGTAGTagcaaatttgaaaatattagtaatttgtattttttttttaatataattttgtccCAGACCTTGTTACATGGTAACACATACTGCGTCTTTCtgatataatttttgttttttttcgcTTAATAatagatattttaaaaaaaaaaaaaaatcattttcatGACTCGGAATTTACCTCAATATCGTTTGTAAATCTTATTTCTTTAAACTATAATTTCTAGATTTAAAAATTTTGCATTTTGTTTTCAATTAAAGTATTTGGTGAATGCAAATTCCCATCGAAACAATAACAAATGCAAATccctatatataaaaaaaaattaagagagaAGAAAAGTCATATATAGTGTAATTTTTACTTATATATATTCACATTCTATTCTATGGTTTCGTAGATTTAAGTAAAGAAGAAGATTTGATTCATTAAAACTACGACATCCTTCTTCAGTAGCAGTTCCACATTGTTAGCCTCCTCCATCTTTATCGACTTGGAGAATATTGCAATCTTTcactttttttaaaatttgagatGAAATTTATTGAGTGTATGCAAACATGGTTTATTTGATTTAAGTATGGTTTAGAAATTTccatattttgttttgtttttatccttattatatttagtttaaattctcattaattAAATATACAAAGTAGAATATTGTTACAGGACATCATATGATGTTCAATACCACATAATGCGATGTGCGATGATTGGTGTAATTTAATACGACGTGCGATGATTAGTGTAATTTAATATCGAatcttatatattttattttaaatttgaacaTGTGAGATTTAATATTAAATTGCATGAATTGTTATCAGTCGTATTATGTAGTATTCGATACCTTAAAGTATCATATATCAACACTCTACATCAATCGTAAAATGTATGCATCTATAATTTTGTGTTCTTGACATTCGTGTTATCTAAATTATCGTATTTCATAAAATTTGTCGTTACACAAAACGAaggataattataatattgttatgcGATACCATGGTACCCAACATAACTTGTATATGATAATCGGTGCAAATTAATATAGAGTTTTATATATTTACTTTTAATTTGAACATATAAAACCAGATAATGAAGTACATCAACCAATATTTAGGACATAATGTGGCTTTAAAGCACCTTAAGATACAACATTAAACAAAGTTAGATGGGCTTTCTCTTTTAACCAATATTGGACTTGGTACTCATTGGGCTGGCAATGGCCCAATACATCCGCCCTCGAGTGACGAGATTAGTTGTAAGAAATTCACCTTACTTTACATCTCAAGGAGTCTCTGGCATACATTATCCACCTCAcatcacaaaataaaaaaaaaaacaagccaCGTCATCGGATAGTATCCAAAGCAGCCAATCAAACTCATCATCAAGATAACCCAAAACTCTCACACATACATTCTTTATCCAATTTCCTCAAACTCAAACCACACAAACCATCCTTAAAAGCCCTTCTCAACTTCCTATCTTCATCTCCTGATCTCCTCTCTTAAGCTCGATATCAACACTCACCAGTTAACAGAAAATCCAACTAATATTCCGACATGGCCACCATGACCTCTGCATCAGTCACCATCCCATCCTTCACCGGCCTGAAGGTCGCCGGAGCCACAAGAATGAGCAGCGGAGTTAAAGTCAACTCGGTCAGCACCACTCCAGTGGCGAAGATGAGCTTGAAGGCGTCGCTCAAGGACGTGGGTGTTATCGTGGCTGCAACAGCTGCTAGCGCCATACTGGCGAGCAGTGCCATGGCTCAGGACGTGTTGCTCGGCAGCAGTGACGGGGCGCTGGTATTCGAGCCCAAGGAATTCTCCATTAGCTCAGGAGACAAGATTGTGTTCAAGAACAATGCTGGGTTCCCTCACAACGTTATTTTCGACGAGGACGAGATTCCCAGCGGAGTGGACGCATCAAAGATTTCCATGTCGGAGGAGGACCTCCTTAACGCTCCTGGAGAGACCTACGCTGTTACTTTGACTGAGAAAGGCTCTTACTCCTTCTACTGTTCTCCTCACCAGGGAGCTGGCATGGTTGGAAAAGTCACAGTTAATTAAGTTGTTGGTTATGTAACTGAggctatttttatatatatatatatatttatatatgttctCGATCGaacattttctttaatttaattatCTCATCTTTTTTCTTTATCTTCGGGGTTTTTTTTTTGTGCTGGAAATCATGTTAAAATGTGTGTGAGGTTCTGGTGGTGCTCTACCATATTATAGTGCTtagcttattttatttttggctgACACTTTCTTTTTTCAGTAAATTGTTGATTTATAATCTATTTATGTGGTACATAACATATCTAATTGGGTTTATATATCTTTAGGGTTGAGGTTCAATTGCTAACTAAAATTACTGCGAACAGAGTATTATTATTTAGACTTCAGACAAAGCGGTTTTGATAGAAAGTTCATTAGCCTTTAAACTTTGACACTATGATACTCATATATACTGAATATAATCCATTGAAAACACATGAAAATTTATCGAAATTCATAGAAAATATAATCGTCttttaaataattgttaacaTTCTAAGGGAATTTCGGATGAATTAAACTATATATTTTCAAACCATCAAAACTTAAATTACTTCAAAACAACTCGAATCACTTAAGCATATCAATATGATTGAGTGATCTAATGAAAGGAATGCATATACATGCTTCATGATCATTCTTGTGAACAAATTTTCTCTTCATGATATACAGAGATAAGGAAAAGAAGAATAAACGAAAGACAGTTTTATGCCAAACGAATCTTTAAAAGGTTTTGTGCATACAATTAACAAATTATAAGACTATCACAAACCAAGTTGATTTCTTGTTCAAAGTAAGTtccaagaaagaaaaaaaagttctAATTCAAACCTATTCTGAAGCCATATGATCTGGAAGTGGAACTCCACTGCAGCTATACATATGTTCACAATTGCTGGCACACCCAACTTTAATGTCCATCTCGCCTACAATACATACACGAACGTGttaatacacacacacacacacacatatattgtGATCAAAGCAATAAGTAACACTACAATATGTGTAGAGTCTCGTGGATCGATCTAGCATCGATCATTTGACCAAAATAAGGGAAGAGGCAGAAGAATTAATATAATCGTTTGTGTTTATATATACGAAGAAGATTTGTGTTGTCTTGTAATTTCAAGTACTATATAACTAGCAAGTACAATTTATAATGCAGTACAATGCTTGCAGTACACACTGCTACTACTACGTACGACATATATAAATGTTAATTTTGAGATTTTTAGGGGGCTAGATTGTTTTTGCTTATATGCGTTTGTGTTTTTGTTTGTTTTCATAATTACTTGAACGGTGGAGATATGTAATTCAGGGTTACTCTTTAGCTTTTATAGAAGGTAAAAATCTATGGAGGGTACGTGAAGttttgaagaagaaaaagccTAGTAAATCCCAAATTTTAGAGAAAATGAAAGTGAGCTTAATCGAAAGAGAGAGCTGAGGtgattttat from the Humulus lupulus chromosome X, drHumLupu1.1, whole genome shotgun sequence genome contains:
- the LOC133803237 gene encoding plastocyanin, which encodes MATMTSASVTIPSFTGLKVAGATRMSSGVKVNSVSTTPVAKMSLKASLKDVGVIVAATAASAILASSAMAQDVLLGSSDGALVFEPKEFSISSGDKIVFKNNAGFPHNVIFDEDEIPSGVDASKISMSEEDLLNAPGETYAVTLTEKGSYSFYCSPHQGAGMVGKVTVN